A window of Nicotiana tabacum cultivar K326 chromosome 24, ASM71507v2, whole genome shotgun sequence contains these coding sequences:
- the LOC107772471 gene encoding uncharacterized protein LOC107772471 isoform X1 yields MAENQPLLRSDDNEVVRESEGTERKSTASARVVSLDVFRGLCVFLMMLVDYAGSVFPSIAHSPWNGVRLADFVMPFFLFVVGVSLAIVNKIVVDRTRTTLKVVIRTLKLFLLGVFLQGGYLHGITGLTYGVDIEKMRWMGILQRIAVGYIVAALCEIWFPCQGMKRVTILSNYIWQWGIVFLLSAIHSGLLYGLYVPDWQFSVPRSTGSSIYEVKCSVRGDFGPACNSAGMIDRYILGMDHLYAKPVYRNMKECYGSNNTRASSTTPSWCHAPFDPEGILSSLTAAAACIIGLQYGHILVKFQDHKERLCSWSVLSLALLVVGLFLAFIGVPLNKSLYTISYLLVTSAAAGITFCLLYVLVDIYGWRRLMFILEWMGKHSLSIFILITSNIAVILIQGFYWRDPRNNIVRWLVTQFVQK; encoded by the exons ATGGCAGAAAATCAGCCATTATTACGAAGCGACGATAACGAAGTGGTGCGTGAAAGTGAAGGAACTGAAAGGAAAAGTACAGCTTCTGCTCGTGTTGTTTCTCTCGATGTTTTTAGAGGCCTTTGCGTTTTT CTTATGATGCTTGTGGATTATGCTGGTTCTGTTTTCCCAAGCATTGCTCATTCCCCGTGGAATGGTGTCCGCTTGGCAGACTTTGTAATGCCTTTCTTCCTCTTTGTTGTTGGAGTTTCCCTGGCAATTGTAAATAAG ATAGTTGTAGACAGAACAAGGACAACCTTGAAAGTTGTGATTAGGACATTGAAACTATTTCTCCTTGGTGTTTTCCTGCAAG GGGGTTACTTGCATGGGATAACTGGTTTGACCTATGGTGTAGATATCGAAAAAATGCGATGGATGGGAATCTTGCAG AGGATAGCTGTTGGATATATTGTAGCAGCTTTGTGCGAGATATGGTTTCCATGTCAAGGGATGAAAAGAGTCACCATTCTCAGCAATTATATTTGGCAATG GGGTATCGTGTTCCTATTGTCTGCTATACATAGTGGGTTGTTATATGGTTTGTATGTACCTGATTGGCAATTCAGTGTGCCGCGGTCAACTGGCAGCAGCATTTATGAG GTAAAATGTTCTGTTAGAGGTGATTTTGGACCGGCATGTAATTCTGCTGGAATGATTGATCGCTATATTCTTGGAATGGATCACCTCTATGCAAAACCTGTATATAGAAATATGAAG GAATGCTATGGATCCAACAATACTAGAGCTTCCTCGACTACGCCTTCTTGGTGTCATGCCCCTTTTGATCCTGAAGGCATTTTGAG TTCACTAACAGCTGCTGCTGCATGCATCATTGGACTCCAATACGGTCACATACTTGTTAAATTTCAG GATCATAAAGAACGGCTATGCAGTTGGTCCGTCCTCTCACTTGCACTTCTTGTAGTTGGTTTGTTCCTTGCTTTCATAG GCGTGCCATTAAACAAATCGTTATACACGATAAGTTATTTGCTGGTAACCTCAGCTGCTGCTGGAATCACATTCTGTTTGCTATATGTGCTG GTGGACATTTATGGTTGGAGGCGCTTGATGTTTATTCTTGAGTGGATGGGAAAGCATTCTCTTAGTATCTTTATTCTCATAACATCAAATATAGCTGTGATTCTAATTCAAGGATTTTATTGGCGAGATCCACGTAATAACATT GTTCGTTGGCTTGTGACACAATTTGTACAGAAATGA
- the LOC107772471 gene encoding uncharacterized protein LOC107772471 isoform X2, whose product MMLVDYAGSVFPSIAHSPWNGVRLADFVMPFFLFVVGVSLAIVNKIVVDRTRTTLKVVIRTLKLFLLGVFLQGGYLHGITGLTYGVDIEKMRWMGILQRIAVGYIVAALCEIWFPCQGMKRVTILSNYIWQWGIVFLLSAIHSGLLYGLYVPDWQFSVPRSTGSSIYEVKCSVRGDFGPACNSAGMIDRYILGMDHLYAKPVYRNMKECYGSNNTRASSTTPSWCHAPFDPEGILSSLTAAAACIIGLQYGHILVKFQDHKERLCSWSVLSLALLVVGLFLAFIGVPLNKSLYTISYLLVTSAAAGITFCLLYVLVDIYGWRRLMFILEWMGKHSLSIFILITSNIAVILIQGFYWRDPRNNIVRWLVTQFVQK is encoded by the exons ATGATGCTTGTGGATTATGCTGGTTCTGTTTTCCCAAGCATTGCTCATTCCCCGTGGAATGGTGTCCGCTTGGCAGACTTTGTAATGCCTTTCTTCCTCTTTGTTGTTGGAGTTTCCCTGGCAATTGTAAATAAG ATAGTTGTAGACAGAACAAGGACAACCTTGAAAGTTGTGATTAGGACATTGAAACTATTTCTCCTTGGTGTTTTCCTGCAAG GGGGTTACTTGCATGGGATAACTGGTTTGACCTATGGTGTAGATATCGAAAAAATGCGATGGATGGGAATCTTGCAG AGGATAGCTGTTGGATATATTGTAGCAGCTTTGTGCGAGATATGGTTTCCATGTCAAGGGATGAAAAGAGTCACCATTCTCAGCAATTATATTTGGCAATG GGGTATCGTGTTCCTATTGTCTGCTATACATAGTGGGTTGTTATATGGTTTGTATGTACCTGATTGGCAATTCAGTGTGCCGCGGTCAACTGGCAGCAGCATTTATGAG GTAAAATGTTCTGTTAGAGGTGATTTTGGACCGGCATGTAATTCTGCTGGAATGATTGATCGCTATATTCTTGGAATGGATCACCTCTATGCAAAACCTGTATATAGAAATATGAAG GAATGCTATGGATCCAACAATACTAGAGCTTCCTCGACTACGCCTTCTTGGTGTCATGCCCCTTTTGATCCTGAAGGCATTTTGAG TTCACTAACAGCTGCTGCTGCATGCATCATTGGACTCCAATACGGTCACATACTTGTTAAATTTCAG GATCATAAAGAACGGCTATGCAGTTGGTCCGTCCTCTCACTTGCACTTCTTGTAGTTGGTTTGTTCCTTGCTTTCATAG GCGTGCCATTAAACAAATCGTTATACACGATAAGTTATTTGCTGGTAACCTCAGCTGCTGCTGGAATCACATTCTGTTTGCTATATGTGCTG GTGGACATTTATGGTTGGAGGCGCTTGATGTTTATTCTTGAGTGGATGGGAAAGCATTCTCTTAGTATCTTTATTCTCATAACATCAAATATAGCTGTGATTCTAATTCAAGGATTTTATTGGCGAGATCCACGTAATAACATT GTTCGTTGGCTTGTGACACAATTTGTACAGAAATGA